In the genome of Nymphaea colorata isolate Beijing-Zhang1983 chromosome 9, ASM883128v2, whole genome shotgun sequence, one region contains:
- the LOC116260669 gene encoding antimicrobial peptide 1-like, whose translation MARSLGLIAALVAMLMVVEFASIADAKYKSYLRVYEEAGCRHRSELYNSCGCHNLKYSGGFKYDYNEKHDKDSKMTVYKHPNCHGVGFVLPHEDKNHCRPFPFKSVHIKC comes from the coding sequence ATGGCGAGATCTTTGGGTTTGATCGCAGCCCTGGTGGCAATGCTTATGGTAGTTGAATTTGCGAGCATTGCGGATGCAAAGTACAAGAGCTACCTGAGGGTGTATGAGGAGGCAGGGTGCCGCCATCGCTCCGAGTTGTACAACAGCTGCGGCTGCCACAACCTCAAGTACAGTGGCGGATTCAAGTATGATTACAACGAGAAGCATGACAAGGACTCAAAGATGACAGTGTACAAGCATCCCAACTGCCATGGAGTTGGGTTTGTGTTGCCACATGAGGACAAGAATCACTGCAGGCCGTTCCCCTTCAAGAGCGTCCACATCAAGTGTTGA